Proteins encoded by one window of Superficieibacter sp. HKU1:
- the surA gene encoding peptidylprolyl isomerase SurA — protein MKNWKTLLPAFALALVVNSGFAAPQVVDKVAAVVNNGVVLESDVDGLMQSVKMNAGQAGQQLPDDATLRHQILERLIMDQIILQMGQKMGVKISDQQLDEAIANIAKQNNMTLDQMRSRLAYDGLDYNTYRSQIRKEMTISEVRNNEVRRRVTVLPQEVDSLAKQIGNQNDASTELNLSHILLPLPENPSSEQVSEAQEQANSIIEQARNGADFGKLAISYSADQQALQGGQMGWGRIQELPGLFAQALSTAKKGDIIGPIRSGVGFHILKVNDMRGQNQNISVTEAHARHILLKPSPIMTDDQARLKLEEIAADIKSGKTTFANAAKEFSQDPGSANQGGDLGWATPNMYDPAFRDALMKLNKGQMSAPVHSSFGWHLIELLDTRQVDKTDAAQKDKAYRMLMNRKFSEEAATWMQEQRATAYVKILSE, from the coding sequence ATGAAGAACTGGAAAACGCTGCTTCCTGCTTTCGCCCTTGCACTGGTGGTGAATTCAGGGTTCGCTGCCCCACAGGTTGTCGATAAGGTAGCAGCCGTCGTCAATAACGGCGTCGTTCTTGAAAGCGACGTTGATGGCCTGATGCAGTCGGTAAAAATGAACGCGGGTCAGGCCGGGCAGCAGCTGCCGGACGACGCCACGCTGCGTCACCAAATCCTCGAACGCTTGATCATGGATCAGATCATCCTGCAAATGGGACAAAAGATGGGAGTGAAAATCTCCGATCAGCAGCTCGACGAGGCTATTGCCAATATCGCTAAACAAAACAACATGACGCTGGATCAGATGCGCAGCCGCCTGGCTTACGATGGGCTGGATTACAACACCTATCGCAGCCAGATCCGCAAAGAGATGACCATCTCTGAAGTGCGTAACAACGAAGTGCGTCGTCGCGTCACCGTACTGCCGCAGGAAGTGGACTCCCTGGCGAAGCAGATCGGCAACCAGAACGATGCCAGCACCGAGCTTAACCTGAGCCACATCCTGCTGCCGCTGCCGGAAAATCCGTCTTCTGAGCAGGTCAGCGAAGCCCAGGAACAGGCAAACTCCATTATCGAGCAGGCCCGTAACGGCGCTGACTTCGGCAAACTGGCTATCAGCTATTCTGCCGATCAGCAAGCCTTACAGGGCGGGCAAATGGGCTGGGGCCGTATTCAGGAACTGCCTGGACTCTTCGCGCAGGCGCTGAGCACGGCGAAAAAAGGCGATATCATCGGCCCAATCCGTTCCGGCGTCGGCTTCCATATCCTGAAAGTTAACGATATGCGCGGTCAGAATCAGAACATCTCTGTGACCGAAGCCCATGCCCGTCATATTCTGCTGAAACCGTCACCGATCATGACCGACGATCAGGCGCGCCTGAAGCTGGAAGAAATTGCCGCGGACATTAAGAGCGGTAAAACCACGTTTGCTAACGCGGCGAAAGAGTTCTCTCAGGATCCAGGTTCGGCAAACCAGGGCGGCGATCTGGGTTGGGCAACGCCAAATATGTACGATCCGGCGTTCCGCGATGCGCTGATGAAACTCAATAAAGGCCAGATGAGCGCCCCGGTGCACTCCTCCTTCGGCTGGCACCTGATCGAACTGCTGGATACGCGGCAGGTTGATAAAACGGACGCGGCGCAGAAAGACAAAGCCTACCGTATGCTGATGAACCGGAAGTTCTCAGAAGAAGCGGCCACCTGGATGCAGGAACAGCGTGCAACGGCCTACGTCAAAATTCTGAGCGAATAA
- the djlA gene encoding co-chaperone DjlA: MQYWGKVIGVAVALMMGGGFWGAVLGLLIGHMFDKARSRRLNWFANQQERQSLFFATTFEVMGHLTKSKGRVTEADIQIASVFMDRMNLHGESRSAAQQAFRTGKADNYPLREKMRAFRSICFGRADLIRMFLEIQIQAAFADGQLHPNEREVLYVIAEELGISRAQFDQFLRMMQGGAQFGGGYQHQQQSGGGWHQAQRGPTLEDACNVLGVKPTDDGTTIKRAYRKLMSEHHPDKLVAKGLPPEMMEMAKQKAQEIQKAYELIKEQKGFK; encoded by the coding sequence ATGCAGTATTGGGGCAAAGTGATTGGCGTGGCAGTGGCATTAATGATGGGCGGCGGCTTCTGGGGCGCGGTGCTGGGACTGCTGATAGGCCATATGTTTGATAAGGCGCGAAGCCGTCGGCTGAACTGGTTTGCCAATCAACAGGAGCGACAATCGCTATTTTTTGCCACCACCTTTGAGGTGATGGGGCATTTAACCAAATCGAAAGGCCGCGTGACGGAAGCGGATATTCAGATTGCCAGCGTCTTTATGGATCGCATGAATCTGCACGGCGAATCACGTAGCGCTGCGCAGCAGGCATTTCGCACGGGTAAAGCGGACAACTACCCGCTGCGTGAAAAAATGCGCGCTTTCCGAAGCATCTGTTTTGGCCGTGCCGATTTGATTAGGATGTTTCTGGAAATTCAAATCCAGGCGGCGTTTGCGGATGGACAATTGCACCCGAATGAACGTGAGGTGCTGTACGTAATTGCCGAGGAGTTAGGGATTTCCCGCGCGCAGTTCGATCAGTTCCTGCGCATGATGCAGGGTGGGGCGCAGTTTGGCGGCGGATATCAGCACCAGCAGCAGTCCGGCGGTGGCTGGCATCAGGCGCAGCGCGGACCGACGCTGGAGGATGCCTGTAACGTGCTGGGCGTGAAGCCGACCGATGACGGGACCACCATCAAGCGTGCCTACCGCAAGCTGATGAGCGAACATCATCCTGACAAGCTGGTAGCAAAGGGTCTGCCACCGGAGATGATGGAGATGGCGAAGCAAAAAGCGCAGGAGATCCAGAAGGCGTACGAGCTGATTAAAGAGCAGAAAGGGTTTAAGTAA
- the rapA gene encoding RNA polymerase-associated protein RapA: MPFTLGQRWISDTESELGLGTVVAMDARTVTLLFPATGENRLYARSDSPVTRVMFNPGDTVTSHEGWQLHIDDVKEENGLLAYTGTRLDTDEKDVLLREVFLDSKLVFSKPQDRLFAGQIDRMDRFSLRYRARKYQSEQYRMPYSGLRGQRTSLIPHQLNIAHDVGRRHAPRVLLADEVGLGKTIEAGMILHQQLLSGAAERVLVVVPETLQHQWLVEMLRRFNLRFALFDDERYAEAQHDADNPFETEQLVICSLDFVRRNKQRLEHLCDAEWDLLVVDEAHHLVWSEDAPSREYSAIEELAGHVPGVLLLTATPEQLGMESHFARLRLLDPDRFHDFAQFVEEQNNYRPVADAVALLLAGNKLSDSELNMLGELIGEQDIEPLLQTANSDRDGAQSARQELVSMLMDRHGTSRVLFRNTRNGVKGFPKRELHTIKLPLPTQYQTAIKVSGIMGARKSAEDRARDMLYPEQIYQEFEGDTGTWWNFDPRVEWLMGYLTSHRSQKVLVICAQATTALQLEQVLREREGIRAAVFHEGMSIIERDRAAAWFGEEDSGAQVLLCSEIGSEGRNFQFASNLVMFDLPFNPDLLEQRIGRLDRIGQAHDIQIHVPYLERTAQSVLVRWYHEGLDAFEHTCPTGRAIYDTVYNDLITYLAAPENTDGFDDLIKSCRAQHDALKAQLEQGRDRLLEIHSNGGEKAQALAESIEEQDDDTSLIAFAMNLFDIVGINQDDRGENLIVLTPSDHMLVPDFPGLPEDGCTITFERDIALSREDAQFITWEHPLIRNGLDLILSGDTGSSTISLLKNKALPVGTLLLELIYVVEAQAPKQLQLNRFLPPTPVRMLLDKNGTNLAAQVEFETFNRQLSAVNRHTGSKLVNAVQQEVHAILQQGEAQIEKAARQLIDAARSEADEKLSAELSRLEALKAVNPNIREDELEAIDSNRQQVMESLNQAGWRLDALRLIVVTHQ, from the coding sequence ATGCCTTTTACACTTGGTCAACGCTGGATCAGCGACACCGAAAGCGAACTAGGACTTGGTACTGTTGTCGCGATGGACGCGCGAACTGTCACGCTATTATTTCCGGCTACCGGAGAAAACCGCCTGTATGCGCGCAGCGATTCTCCCGTGACCCGCGTTATGTTCAATCCGGGCGATACCGTAACAAGTCATGAAGGCTGGCAGCTGCACATTGATGACGTAAAAGAAGAAAATGGCCTGCTCGCCTATACCGGTACGCGCCTGGATACTGACGAAAAAGACGTTCTGCTGCGCGAAGTGTTTCTCGACAGCAAACTGGTGTTCAGCAAACCGCAGGATCGCCTGTTCGCCGGGCAAATCGACCGTATGGATCGCTTTTCACTGCGTTATCGGGCGCGTAAATACCAGAGCGAACAGTACCGCATGCCGTACAGCGGCCTGCGCGGCCAGCGTACCAGCCTGATCCCCCATCAGCTCAACATTGCCCATGACGTTGGCCGCCGCCACGCACCGCGCGTGCTGCTGGCAGATGAAGTTGGTTTGGGTAAAACCATTGAAGCCGGGATGATCCTGCATCAGCAACTGCTGTCCGGCGCGGCTGAGCGTGTCCTGGTGGTGGTGCCGGAAACGTTGCAGCATCAGTGGCTGGTAGAAATGCTGCGTCGCTTCAACCTGCGCTTTGCGCTGTTCGACGATGAGCGTTATGCCGAAGCGCAGCACGATGCCGACAATCCGTTTGAAACCGAACAACTGGTGATCTGCTCGCTGGACTTCGTGCGTCGTAATAAACAGCGCCTTGAACATCTGTGTGATGCCGAGTGGGATCTGCTGGTAGTCGATGAAGCGCACCATCTGGTGTGGAGTGAAGACGCACCGAGCCGCGAATATAGCGCCATTGAAGAACTGGCCGGTCACGTACCGGGCGTCCTGCTGCTGACCGCCACGCCGGAACAGCTCGGAATGGAAAGCCACTTTGCGCGCCTGCGCCTGCTGGATCCGGATCGCTTCCACGACTTCGCGCAGTTTGTGGAAGAACAAAATAACTACCGTCCGGTCGCCGACGCGGTCGCCCTGCTGCTGGCGGGTAATAAGCTCAGCGACAGCGAACTGAATATGCTCGGTGAACTCATCGGCGAACAGGATATTGAACCGCTGCTGCAAACGGCGAACAGCGACCGCGACGGCGCACAGTCCGCCCGTCAGGAACTGGTCTCTATGCTGATGGACCGTCATGGCACCAGCCGCGTGCTGTTCCGCAACACCCGTAACGGAGTGAAAGGCTTTCCGAAGCGCGAACTGCATACCATCAAACTGCCGTTGCCAACGCAGTACCAGACCGCAATTAAAGTCTCCGGCATCATGGGCGCGCGCAAAAGCGCGGAAGACCGGGCGCGGGACATGCTCTACCCGGAGCAAATTTATCAGGAATTTGAAGGTGATACTGGTACCTGGTGGAACTTCGATCCGCGCGTCGAATGGCTGATGGGCTATCTGACCAGCCACCGCTCGCAGAAAGTGCTGGTGATTTGTGCCCAGGCCACCACGGCGCTGCAGCTGGAGCAGGTGCTGCGCGAGCGCGAAGGCATCCGCGCCGCGGTCTTCCACGAAGGTATGTCGATCATCGAACGTGACCGCGCCGCCGCGTGGTTTGGCGAAGAAGACAGCGGCGCGCAGGTGCTGCTGTGCTCGGAAATCGGCTCTGAAGGGCGTAACTTCCAGTTTGCCAGCAACCTTGTGATGTTTGACCTGCCGTTTAACCCGGACCTGCTGGAGCAGCGTATCGGTCGTCTGGACCGTATCGGTCAGGCGCACGATATTCAGATCCACGTTCCTTACCTGGAGAGAACCGCGCAGTCGGTACTGGTTCGCTGGTATCACGAAGGCCTTGATGCGTTTGAGCATACCTGCCCGACCGGCCGCGCGATTTATGACACGGTGTATAACGACCTGATTACGTATCTGGCAGCACCGGAAAACACCGATGGTTTTGACGATCTGATCAAATCCTGCCGCGCGCAGCACGACGCGCTGAAAGCCCAGCTTGAACAGGGGCGTGACCGTCTGCTGGAAATCCACTCCAACGGCGGGGAGAAAGCGCAGGCGCTGGCAGAGAGTATTGAAGAACAGGATGATGATACCAGCCTGATCGCCTTCGCCATGAACCTGTTTGACATCGTCGGCATTAACCAGGATGACCGCGGTGAAAACCTGATTGTCCTGACGCCATCCGATCACATGCTGGTGCCGGATTTCCCCGGTCTGCCGGAAGATGGCTGCACCATTACGTTTGAGCGTGATATTGCGCTGTCGCGTGAAGATGCGCAGTTTATTACCTGGGAGCACCCGCTGATCCGTAATGGTCTGGATCTGATCTTGTCCGGTGATACCGGCAGCAGCACCATTTCACTGCTGAAAAACAAGGCGCTGCCGGTGGGCACGCTGCTGCTGGAACTGATCTACGTTGTCGAAGCACAGGCCCCGAAACAGCTCCAGCTTAACCGCTTCCTGCCGCCGACGCCGGTGCGCATGCTACTGGACAAAAACGGCACCAATCTGGCGGCGCAGGTCGAATTTGAGACCTTTAACCGCCAGCTCAGCGCGGTTAACCGTCATACCGGTAGCAAGCTGGTTAACGCCGTACAGCAGGAGGTTCACGCCATTCTGCAACAGGGCGAAGCGCAGATTGAAAAAGCCGCCCGCCAGCTTATTGATGCAGCGCGCAGCGAGGCCGACGAGAAATTGTCTGCTGAACTGTCGCGCCTGGAAGCACTGAAAGCGGTCAATCCGAACATCCGTGAGGATGAGCTGGAGGCCATCGACAGCAACCGCCAGCAGGTGATGGAAAGCCTGAACCAGGCGGGCTGGCGTCTGGACGCGCTGCGTCTGATTGTCGTCACGCATCAGTAA
- the rluA gene encoding bifunctional tRNA pseudouridine(32) synthase/23S rRNA pseudouridine(746) synthase RluA, translated as MGMENYNPSQEPWLVVLYQDEHIMVVNKPSGLLSVPGRLEEHKDSVMTRIQRDYPQAESVHRLDMATSGVIVVALTKAAERELKRQFREREPKKQYVARIWGHPAKAEGLVDLPLICDWPNRPKQKVCFETGKAAQTEYEVVEYAADNTARVVLKPITGRSHQLRVHMLALGHPILGDRFYATPEALALAPRLLLHAQMLTITHPAYGSSMTFKVPADF; from the coding sequence ATGGGGATGGAAAACTACAATCCGTCGCAGGAGCCCTGGCTGGTCGTTCTGTACCAGGATGAACACATTATGGTGGTCAACAAGCCGAGCGGCCTGTTGTCGGTGCCGGGGCGTCTTGAGGAGCACAAGGACAGCGTGATGACGCGTATTCAGCGTGATTATCCGCAGGCCGAATCCGTGCATCGTCTGGACATGGCGACCAGCGGCGTGATTGTGGTGGCGCTGACCAAAGCTGCCGAGCGGGAGCTGAAACGCCAGTTTCGCGAGCGCGAGCCGAAAAAACAGTACGTGGCGCGGATCTGGGGCCATCCGGCGAAAGCAGAAGGTCTGGTGGATTTGCCGCTGATCTGCGACTGGCCGAACCGGCCAAAGCAGAAAGTCTGTTTTGAGACCGGTAAGGCGGCGCAGACGGAGTATGAGGTGGTGGAGTACGCGGCGGATAATACCGCTCGCGTAGTGCTGAAGCCGATTACCGGGCGCTCGCATCAGCTGCGCGTGCATATGCTGGCGCTCGGTCATCCGATCCTCGGCGACCGGTTCTACGCCACGCCAGAGGCGCTGGCGTTAGCGCCACGCCTGCTGCTACACGCGCAGATGCTGACTATTACCCATCCGGCGTATGGCAGTTCGATGACGTTTAAGGTGCCGGCGGATTTTTGA
- the lptD gene encoding LPS assembly protein LptD, with product MKKRIPTLLATMIASALYSQQGMAADLASQCMLGVPSYNRPLVEGEPNELPVTINADHAKGNYPDNAAFTGNVDINQGNSRLQADEVQLHQKEAAGQPEPVRTVDALGNVHYDDNQVILKGPKGWANLNTKDTNIWEGDYQMVGRQGRGKADLMKQRGENRYTILENGTFTSCLPGSNTWSVVGSEVIHDREEQVAEIWNARFKLGPVPVFYSPYLQLPVGDKRRSGFLIPNAKYSSKNYFEFTLPYYWNIAPNMDATITPHYMHRRGNVMWENEFRYLTQAGSGLMELDYLPSDDVYQDDHDKEGSRHRWLFYWQHGGVLDQVWRFNVDYTKVSDSNYFNDFDSKYGSSTDGYATQKFSLGYAVQNFDATVSTKQFQVFSDQNNSSYSAEPQLDVNYYQNDVGPFDTRIYGQAVHFVNTESNQPEATRLHLEPTINLPLSNGWGSVNTEAKLLATHYQQTNLDTYNRNNTNQLDDSVNRVMPQFKVDGKMIFERDMNWAEGYTQTLEPRAQYLYVPYRDQSHINNYDSSLLQSDYTGLFRDRSYGGLDRIASANQVTTGVTSRIYDDAAVERFNVSVGQIYYFTESRTGDDDNIKWEDDDQTGSLVWAGDTYWRISDRWGLRGGVQYDTRLDNVATSSSTIEYRRDQDRMLQLNYRYASPEYIQATLPSYATSDEYKEGISQVGAAGSWPIADRWSVVGAWYFDTNEKKAADQMVGVQYNSCCYAIRVGYERKLNGWENDQSVYDNVIGFNIELRGLSSNYGLGTQQMLRSNILPYRSSL from the coding sequence ATGAAAAAACGTATTCCCACCCTTCTGGCCACCATGATCGCCAGCGCCCTGTATAGTCAGCAGGGTATGGCCGCCGATCTCGCCTCGCAGTGTATGCTGGGCGTGCCGAGCTATAACCGTCCTCTGGTGGAGGGCGAGCCGAACGAATTACCGGTCACGATCAATGCCGATCATGCCAAAGGAAATTATCCCGATAACGCCGCGTTTACCGGCAATGTGGATATCAATCAGGGCAACAGCCGCCTCCAGGCCGATGAAGTCCAGCTTCATCAGAAAGAAGCCGCAGGACAGCCTGAGCCAGTGCGTACCGTCGATGCGCTTGGCAACGTGCATTACGACGATAACCAGGTGATCCTTAAAGGGCCGAAAGGCTGGGCTAACCTGAACACCAAAGATACCAATATCTGGGAAGGCGACTATCAGATGGTGGGCCGTCAGGGGCGCGGGAAAGCGGATCTGATGAAACAGCGTGGCGAAAACCGCTACACCATCCTGGAAAACGGCACCTTTACTTCATGCTTGCCAGGTTCGAATACCTGGAGCGTGGTGGGCAGCGAAGTGATCCACGATCGTGAAGAACAGGTTGCGGAAATCTGGAACGCCCGCTTTAAGCTCGGTCCGGTTCCGGTCTTTTACAGTCCCTATCTGCAATTGCCGGTAGGTGACAAACGTCGTTCTGGTTTCCTGATCCCCAACGCCAAATACAGCAGCAAGAACTACTTTGAGTTCACCCTGCCGTATTACTGGAATATTGCGCCCAACATGGACGCCACTATCACGCCGCACTATATGCACCGCCGTGGCAACGTGATGTGGGAGAACGAATTCCGCTATCTGACGCAGGCGGGCTCAGGTCTGATGGAACTGGACTACCTGCCGTCAGATGACGTTTATCAGGACGACCACGATAAAGAAGGCAGCCGCCATCGCTGGCTGTTCTACTGGCAACACGGCGGCGTTCTTGACCAGGTATGGCGTTTTAACGTCGACTACACCAAAGTCAGCGACTCTAACTATTTTAACGACTTTGACAGCAAATACGGTTCCAGTACCGACGGCTATGCCACGCAGAAATTCAGCCTTGGCTATGCGGTGCAGAACTTTGACGCCACCGTTTCCACCAAACAGTTCCAGGTCTTCAGCGATCAGAACAACAGCAGCTACTCCGCAGAGCCGCAGCTCGACGTCAACTATTATCAAAACGATGTCGGTCCGTTTGATACCCGTATTTATGGCCAGGCAGTGCACTTCGTTAATACCGAAAGTAACCAGCCGGAAGCGACACGTCTGCACCTTGAACCGACCATCAACCTGCCGCTGTCTAACGGCTGGGGAAGCGTGAATACCGAAGCCAAACTGCTGGCAACGCACTATCAGCAGACCAACCTGGATACCTATAACCGCAATAATACCAACCAGCTTGATGACTCGGTCAACCGCGTGATGCCGCAGTTCAAAGTCGATGGCAAAATGATTTTCGAGCGCGATATGAACTGGGCTGAAGGCTATACCCAGACTCTTGAACCGCGCGCCCAGTACCTTTATGTGCCCTATCGTGACCAGAGCCACATCAATAACTACGACTCATCATTACTGCAATCAGACTACACCGGTCTGTTCCGCGACCGTAGCTATGGCGGCCTTGACCGTATCGCGTCGGCAAATCAGGTGACCACCGGCGTGACCTCGCGAATTTATGATGATGCCGCCGTGGAACGTTTTAACGTTTCTGTCGGTCAAATCTACTACTTCACCGAGTCGCGCACCGGTGATGACGACAATATTAAATGGGAAGATGACGACCAAACCGGCTCGCTGGTGTGGGCAGGTGATACTTACTGGCGCATCTCCGATCGCTGGGGCCTGCGTGGCGGCGTACAGTACGATACGCGACTGGACAACGTTGCCACCAGCAGCAGTACCATTGAATATCGTCGTGATCAGGATCGGATGTTACAGCTGAACTACCGTTACGCCAGCCCGGAATATATTCAGGCGACGCTGCCGTCATACGCCACGTCGGATGAGTATAAAGAGGGGATTTCTCAGGTTGGCGCGGCGGGCAGCTGGCCTATTGCCGATCGCTGGTCGGTGGTGGGCGCATGGTATTTCGATACCAACGAGAAAAAAGCCGCTGACCAGATGGTTGGCGTGCAATATAACTCCTGCTGTTATGCGATCCGCGTCGGTTACGAGCGTAAACTTAACGGCTGGGAAAACGACCAAAGCGTGTACGATAACGTCATCGGCTTTAATATTGAACTGCGTGGCCTGAGTTCGAACTATGGTCTGGGCACACAGCAGATGCTGCGCTCGAACATTTTGCCTTACCGTAGCTCTCTGTAA